A window of the Streptomyces sp. NBC_01351 genome harbors these coding sequences:
- a CDS encoding condensation domain-containing protein, with protein MSAARQSFRTGTGPRPLPVPASPLQRDLLLDALERPGAGIHAGQLLVRWYGPLDAARFDAAWQTLHDADAALRTALADPAFADPAFVDPAFADPVGELPAMAVHPRVEPRIARQDPGGADWHTLVRSERLRAFDLRRPGQLRILLGQEGAPPGATRILLTYHHAFLDGRSVRGLLRAFLRAYLADGRPLGGERRPDVRDHARWLARQDTSAAREFWSRAAPPADAVTLPALPALPSATGADPVRSGHGWSRERLTPPEVVRLRAWAAGHGATESTALHAVWALLLYRAAAPAELADPVSVAFSAAVSGRGIALDGAELLSGTLRSSLPLSVRVRASMPVALLLEELSGHALDRAAYEWVSAGQIEEWTGRREGTADAPPLVESLVVFEPGTAASAAASAAALGAVVDELAEEGVRVTAPELVEGHAAVPFALVAHHDTEGGLVLTGGHDRARFEDTDAAALLAQAALLLSALPEGRAAPDVAGALELLDGAPVPQVRPRPPAPARILRPAARPGAGTICLLPPPGSPPGCYDGLPELYDGPQALATVGTLPDGQDPARCLRALRPSLARGEPVLLGGFSGAGGTARQAAERVAAHGWRPPPVAIAGAAEGGPGPLRTLARALTAAVRGPGFTSASPASPAHPASRDPSAPSAPSVPSVPTHQE; from the coding sequence GCCCGCTGCCCGTACCCGCCTCGCCCCTCCAACGGGACCTGCTGCTCGACGCGCTGGAGCGCCCGGGCGCCGGGATCCACGCCGGGCAGCTGCTGGTGCGCTGGTACGGGCCGCTGGACGCGGCGCGGTTCGACGCGGCCTGGCAGACCCTCCACGACGCGGACGCCGCCCTGCGCACGGCGCTCGCCGATCCCGCGTTCGCCGATCCCGCGTTCGTCGACCCTGCCTTCGCCGACCCCGTGGGAGAGCTGCCCGCGATGGCCGTCCACCCGCGGGTGGAGCCGCGGATCGCACGCCAGGACCCGGGCGGCGCCGACTGGCACACCCTCGTCCGGAGCGAGCGGCTGCGCGCGTTCGACCTGCGCCGGCCGGGGCAGCTGCGCATCCTGCTGGGGCAGGAGGGCGCGCCGCCCGGGGCCACCCGGATCCTGCTCACCTACCACCACGCCTTCCTCGACGGCCGCAGCGTGCGCGGCCTGCTGCGGGCGTTCCTGCGCGCCTACCTCGCCGACGGCCGGCCGCTGGGCGGCGAGCGCCGGCCCGACGTGCGCGACCACGCGCGCTGGCTCGCCCGCCAGGACACCTCGGCGGCCCGGGAGTTCTGGTCGCGGGCCGCCCCGCCGGCCGACGCCGTCACCCTGCCCGCCCTCCCCGCCCTGCCCTCCGCGACCGGGGCCGACCCGGTCCGGTCCGGCCACGGGTGGAGCCGGGAGCGGCTCACGCCGCCGGAGGTCGTACGGCTGCGGGCCTGGGCGGCGGGTCACGGGGCCACCGAGTCGACCGCCCTGCACGCGGTGTGGGCGCTGCTGCTGTACCGGGCCGCCGCTCCCGCCGAGCTCGCCGACCCGGTGTCCGTCGCCTTCTCCGCGGCCGTCTCCGGCCGGGGCATCGCCCTCGACGGCGCCGAGCTGCTCTCCGGCACGCTGCGCAGCTCCCTCCCGCTGTCCGTGCGCGTACGGGCCTCGATGCCGGTGGCGCTGCTGCTGGAGGAGCTCAGCGGACACGCCCTGGACCGCGCGGCGTACGAATGGGTGTCCGCCGGCCAGATCGAGGAGTGGACGGGCCGCCGCGAGGGCACGGCGGACGCTCCGCCGCTCGTCGAATCCCTCGTCGTCTTCGAGCCGGGCACGGCCGCGAGCGCCGCCGCGAGCGCCGCCGCCCTCGGCGCGGTCGTGGACGAACTCGCCGAAGAGGGCGTACGGGTGACCGCGCCCGAGCTGGTCGAGGGGCACGCCGCGGTGCCGTTCGCCCTCGTCGCCCACCACGACACCGAAGGCGGTCTGGTCCTGACCGGCGGGCACGACCGCGCCCGGTTCGAGGACACCGACGCGGCCGCGCTGCTCGCGCAGGCCGCCCTCCTGCTGAGCGCCCTGCCCGAGGGCCGGGCCGCGCCGGACGTGGCCGGGGCCCTGGAACTGCTCGACGGGGCACCCGTACCGCAGGTGCGGCCCCGGCCGCCCGCTCCGGCGCGGATCCTGCGGCCGGCCGCCCGCCCCGGGGCGGGCACGATCTGCCTGCTCCCGCCGCCGGGTTCGCCGCCCGGCTGCTACGACGGGCTCCCCGAGCTCTACGACGGCCCGCAGGCCCTTGCCACCGTGGGCACCCTGCCCGACGGCCAGGACCCGGCCCGGTGCCTGCGCGCCCTGCGGCCCTCGCTCGCCCGGGGTGAACCGGTGCTGCTCGGCGGCTTCTCCGGCGCGGGCGGCACCGCCCGGCAGGCCGCCGAGCGGGTCGCCGCACACGGCTGGCGCCCGCCGCCGGTCGCCATCGCCGGCGCCGCGGAGGGCGGGCCCGGCCCGCTGCGGACGCTGGCCCGCGCGCTGACGGCGGCGGTGCGGGGCCCAGGTTTCACCTCCGCCTCCCCAGCCTCTCCAGCCCACCCAGCCTCCCGAGACCCCTCGGCCCCCTCAGCTCCCTCAGTCCCCTCCGTCCCAACCCACCAGGAGTGA